One region of Rhodocaloribacter litoris genomic DNA includes:
- the cmk gene encoding (d)CMP kinase produces the protein MVITIDGPAGSGKSTTARLLADRLGYLYLDTGAMYRAVALAVLRAGVRPTEEEVAPLLQRLRLVVRHEADGMHVLLDGEDVTPAIRTSEVGALASEISRLAPVRQKLVAVQREAARRALQAGGGVVLEGRDTGTVVFPGADLKVFMVAEPQERARRRREELRRRGEERTLDEVLAEIEQRDRQDRERALAPLRKAPDAFELDTTGLTIEQQVDLILAEVRERQRRAAV, from the coding sequence TTGGTCATCACCATCGACGGTCCGGCCGGCTCGGGAAAGAGTACGACGGCGAGGTTGCTCGCGGACCGGCTCGGGTACCTGTACCTTGACACCGGCGCCATGTACCGGGCCGTCGCGCTGGCCGTGCTCCGGGCCGGGGTTCGGCCCACCGAGGAGGAGGTCGCGCCCCTGCTGCAACGGCTGCGCCTGGTCGTGCGCCACGAGGCGGACGGCATGCATGTCCTGCTCGACGGAGAGGACGTGACGCCGGCGATACGGACCTCGGAGGTGGGAGCGCTGGCCAGCGAGATCAGCCGGCTGGCGCCGGTGCGGCAGAAGCTGGTCGCGGTGCAGCGGGAGGCGGCCCGCCGGGCCCTGCAGGCCGGCGGCGGCGTCGTGCTCGAAGGCCGGGACACCGGCACGGTCGTCTTTCCCGGGGCCGACCTGAAGGTCTTCATGGTAGCCGAACCGCAGGAACGGGCCCGGCGACGCCGCGAGGAGCTGCGCCGGCGCGGGGAAGAACGGACCCTCGACGAGGTGCTGGCCGAGATCGAACAACGCGACCGGCAGGACCGGGAACGGGCACTGGCGCCCCTGCGCAAAGCCCCCGACGCCTTCGAACTCGACACCACCGGCCTGACGATCGAACAGCAGGTTGACCTTATTTTGGCAGAAGTTAGGGAACGGCAGCGTAGAGCCGCCGTTTAG